A genomic window from Brassica oleracea var. oleracea cultivar TO1000 chromosome C8, BOL, whole genome shotgun sequence includes:
- the LOC106308921 gene encoding uncharacterized protein LOC106308921, with protein sequence MFADDTMFFTKANTRSCATLKRILEEYGNASGQQINSLKSSITFSARTPQETRDRIKQSLGIATEGGVGKYLRLPELFTRKKRDLFTSIVDRIKLKATSWSTRRLSPAGKLTMLKAVLAAIPTYSMSCFLLPLDLCDRIQAALTMFWWDSDATTRKICWIDWDSLPQPKQKGGLGFRDIREFNIAMLAKLAWIIIKRPDSLMSRILLGKYCHSSSLLEVSCSASASHGWRGIMMGCELIERHLGKAIGNGESTSAWTESWLSTSEHLRPYGPSLEEDSALVVADLLNREDASWNKEKVDLLFPEIAHIIYQIKPSRQQAEDSFLWQKTKTEEYSVKSDYYAIMEKNETATNRAPTPVGFSWKQHIWIVKTSEKLKLFLWKLSCGALPLGVNLQNRGIACGGQCPHCNAPETALHLFFSCPFAQQVWGLAPLHVAPDWSSLTTPVQALISPPHLTCLPPTGITSPVLPWILWNLWYARNLLVFEARPVPSTTILTNALMGARE encoded by the coding sequence ATGTTCGCGGACGATACAATGTTCTTCACGAAAGCCAACACTAGAAGCTGCGCCACCCTGAAGAGGATTCTTGAGGAATATGGAAACGCTTCGGGTCAACAGATCAACAGCCTTAAATCCTCCATCACCTTCTCAGCTAGAACACCACAAGAAACCCGCGACCGGATTAAACAATCTCTTGGTATAGCGACAGAAGGAGGCGTGGGAAAGTATCTTCGTCTCCCCGAGCTGTTTACCCGCAAGAAGAGAGACCTCTTCACCTCTATCGTTGATAGGATAAAGCTAAAAGCCACCTCATGGTCCACACGGCGCTTATCGCCAGCCGGGAAATTGACTATGCTCAAAGCAGTCTTGGCAGCTATCCCAACCTACTCCATGTCATGTTTCCTCTTACCCTTGGACCTTTGTGACCGTATACAGGCAGCACTCACCATGTTTTGGTGGGACTCAGATGCTACAACAAGGAAGATTTGTTGGATTGATTGGGATTCTCTACCGCAGCCAAAACAGAAAGGAGGTTTGGGTTTCCGGGATATCCGAGAGTTTAACATCGCAATGCTGGCAAAGCTTGCATGGATAATCATCAAGAGACCAGATAGTCTCATGAGCCGTATCCTTCTGGGTAAATATTGCCACAGTTCATCTCTCCTTGAGGTTTCGTGCTCGGCTTCTGCATCGCATGGTTGGCGAGGTATTATGATGGGGTGTGAGCTGATTGAGAGACACCTTGGGAAGGCTATTGGCAACGGGGAATCAACTAGTGCCTGGACAGAGTCTTGGCTCTCTACTTCAGAACATCTACGACCCTATGGACCTTCTCTGGAAGAAGATAGCGCACTCGTAGTGGCGGACCTCCTGAACAGAGAAGATGCATCGTGGAATAAGGAAAAAGTGGATCTGCTCTTTCCAGAGATCGCCCACATTATCTACCAGATCAAACCAAGTAGACAACAAGCGGAAGACTCCTTCTTATGGCAGAAAACAAAAACCGAGGAGTATAGTGTCAAGTCGGATTACTATGCTATTATGGAGAAAAATGAGACAGCTACGAACAGAGCTCCCACGCCAGTGGGATTCAGTTGGAAACAACATATATGGATAGTGAAAACATCGGAAAAATTAAAGCTATTCTTATGGAAGCTCAGTTGTGGAGCACTTCCTCTAGGAGTAAACCTCCAAAACAGAGGTATCGCATGCGGAGGACAATGCCCGCACTGTAACGCACCGGAGACTGCTTTGCACCTATTCTTCTCATGTCCTTTCGCCCAACAAGTATGGGGTTTGGCTCCTCTCCATGTAGCGCCAGACTGGAGTAGCCTCACCACACCTGTCCAAGCTCTTATCAGCCCTCCTCACCTGACCTGTCTACCACCTACAGGTATTACCTCCCCTGTCCTCCCGTGGATCCTATGGAATCTGTGGTATGCTAGGAACCTACTGGTCTTTGAAGCCAGACCGGTGCCTTCTACTACTATCCTAACAAACGCCTTGATGGGAGCGCGTGAATAG
- the LOC106311873 gene encoding protein indeterminate-domain 6, chloroplastic-like translates to MSSSYNNSISSSSTQSFLLASAATGANNFNREETAVTMIQQPNSVAPLQPPKKRRNQPGNPNPDAEVIALSPKTIMATNRFLCEVCNKGFQREQNLQLHRRGHNLPWKLKQKSKQEVIRRKVYLCPEPTCVHHDPSRALGDLTGIKKHYYRKHGEKQFKCEKCSKRYAVQSDWKAHSKTCGTKEYRCDCGTIFSRRDSYITHRAFCDALIQESTRNPTVSFTAMAAAAGGGVSRPGFYGSAASALSHNHFGNNSNTSFAPLAAGYNLNRSSTEKFEAFLPQSSNPNPGPTNFLMQCPSNQGFLSQNDQTLMNQHGLISLGDNINNNNNNNSLFNLGYFQDNTKNTDHTSVPSLFTNADNNDPSALLRGLTSSSSSSAVVNDFGDSDNGNLQGLMNSLAATTDHQGRSGSSLFDLHFGNNLSMGGSDRLTLDFLGVSGGNVSNVNGSGGRSGAPLDVDMKFPRPNNPFEKS, encoded by the exons ATGTCTTCATCGTACAACAACTCAATTTCATCATCTTCCACTCAGTCTTTCCTCCTGGCCAGCGCCGCCACCGGAGCAAACAACTTTAACCGTGAAGAGACGGCGGTGACGATGATTCAACAACCCAACTCCGTTGCTCCACTACAACCACCCAAGAAACGAAGAAACCAACCTGGAAACCCAA ATCCAGATGCTGAAGTGATAGCGTTATCTCCAAAGACAATAATGGCGACGAACAGATTCCTATGTGAAGTATGCAACAAAGGGTTTCAAAGAGAACAGAATCTACAGCTTCACCGGAGAGGACACAACCTTCCATGGAAGCTGAAACAAAAGTCTAAACAAGAAGTGATCAGGAGGAAGGTGTATCTGTGTCCGGAGCCCACGTGCGTCCACCATGACCCGTCACGTGCTCTCGGAGACCTCACCGGTATCAAGAAGCATTATTACCGGAAGCACGGTGAGAAGCAGTTTAAATGCGAGAAATGCTCTAAGCGTTACGCTGTTCAATCTGATTGGAAAGCTCACTCTAAGACTTGTGGTACCAAAGAGTATCGCTGTGACTGTGGTACCATCTTCTCTAG AAGAGATAGTTACATTACGCATAGGGCGTTCTGTGATGCATTAATACAGGAGTCAACAAGAAACCCTACCGTGAGCTTCACGGCAATGGCAGCAGCTGCTGGTGGAGGTGTCAGTAGACCTGGATTTTACGGCAGTGCTGCTTCTGCTCTCTCTCACAACCATTTCGGTAACAACTCGAACACTAGTTTTGCCCCTCTAGCTGCAGGTTACAATCTGAACCGTTCATCTACCGAAAAGTTTGAAGCCTTCCTTCCTCAGTCCTCAAACCCTAATCCCGGGCCTACCAATTTTCTTATGCAATGCCCTTCGAACCAAGGATTCTTGTCGCAGAACGATCAGACACTCATGAACCAGCACGGTCTGATCAGCCTCGGTGATAACATCAACAACAACAACAATAACAACAGCTTGTTTAACCTCGGATACTTTCAAGACAACACCAAGAACACTGATCATACAAGTGTCCCTTCACTTTTCACCAATGCTGATAACAACGATCCATCTGCTTTGCTTAGAGGGTTAACTTCTTCATCTTCTTCAAGTGCGGTCGTTAATGACTTTGGAGATAGTGATAATGGAAACCTTCAAGGTCTAATGAACTCTCTAGCTGCGACAACAGATCATCAAGGCCGGTCCGGTAGCAGTCTTTTCGACCTTCATTTTGGAAACAATCTTAGCATGGGAGGCTCTGATAGGTTGACTTTGGACTTTCTTGGCGTCAGTGGAGGCAATGTGAGCAACGTAAATGGTAGTGGTGGTCGTAGTGGAGCTCCTTTGGACGTTGATATGAAGTTTCCACGTCCAAATAATCCATTTGAAAAATCTTGA
- the LOC106310121 gene encoding plant UBX domain-containing protein 7-like — MLSSRDQQRLVSSFLGIAVGQTAETARQFLQATSWNLNEAVQLFYVRETLYGDPMYYGDSMYYGYTMLGNYERELVSLIDFLDFSEEPKRPGVWEPDEVASSASASASTSGPRHSLASLYRPPFHLMTHGSFEQAKITSTAQDKWLLVNLQSTTEFSSHMLNRDTWANEVVSQTIKANFIFWQVDDDTTEGKKVCTYYKLESIPVVLVIDPTSGQKMRMWCGMVEPETLLQYLVPFLDGGPGTHFASLSKKHPRGSFSLAPHSKPKDEEEEELQRALAASLENNGMKESSDDDTSPITTPEEAAVEATVLPTYPPLPEEPKGGDRSVQCRVGIRLPNGQRLQRNFLRTDPIQLLWSFCYSQLEESEREKPLKLTQAIPGESKTLEYESNLTLEQSGVANSMISATWE, encoded by the exons GCAACGAGCTGGAATCTTAATGAAGCTGTTCAGCTTTTCTACGTGAGGGAGACTCTTTATGGTGACCCAATGTATTATGGTGACTCAATGTATTATGG GTATACAATGTTGGGAAACTATGAGCGTGAACTGGTTTCTTTGATTGATTTCCTTGACTTCAGCGAAGAGCCAAAACGCCCTGGAGTTTGGGAACCAGATGAGGTTGCCTCCTCTGCCTCAGCTTCAGCTTCTACATCAGGTCCTCGGCATAGCTTGGCCTCGTTGTACCGTCCTCCTTTTCATCTGATGACTCATGGCTCCTTTGAACAG GCAAAAATTACGTCTACTGCTCAGGATAAATGGCTTCTCGTTAACCTTCAGTCCACCACTGAGTTCAGCTCTCATATG CTAAATAGAGATACTTGGGCAAATGAAGTTGTTTCTCAGACGATCAAAGCCAACTTCATCTTCTGGCAAGTCGATGATGATACCACGGAAGGAAAGAAGGTGTGCACATACTACAAGCTAGAATCCATTCCTGTGGTGCTTGTAATTGATCCCACATCTGGTCAGAAGATGAGAATGTGGTGTGGAATGGTCGAACCAGAGACTTTGCTACAGTATTTAGTGCCGTTCTTGGACGGTGGTCCTGGTACACACTTTGCTTCTCTCTCAAAGAAACATCCAAGAGGCAGCTTCTCATTGGCTCCTCATTCCAAACCCAAAGATGAAGAAGAAGAAGAGCTACAACGAGCATTGGCTGCTTCCTTGGAAAACAACGGCATGAAAGAGTCTTCTGATGATGATACATCACCAATAACAACGCCTGAAGAAGCAGCTGTTGAAGCAACGGTGCTGCCAACGTACCCACCTCTGCCTGAAGAACCAAAGGGAGGTGACCGCAGCGTTCAATGCAGAGTTGGGATACGTTTACCAAATGGACAAAGGCTCCAGAGGAACTTCCTTAGAACTGATCCAATTCAG CTTCTCTGGTCTTTCTGCTATTCTCAGCTTGAGGAATCAGAAAGGGAGAAGCCACTGAAGCTAACACAGGCGATTCCAGGTGAATCAAAGACGTTGGAGTATGAATCTAACTTAACCTTGGAGCAATCTGGTGTTGCCAATTCCATGATCTCTGCTACGTGGGAGTGA